The following are encoded in a window of Flavobacteriales bacterium genomic DNA:
- a CDS encoding AAA family ATPase, which yields MDYTEDHLRALRAHYTGLQDKASYDAFIRSAHDLFQRIGADPYHVRMALHRGKSLMEFGVRAAFRHSEGVGGIRVGLLLMEADVPLVPQELNPNVHYFQPRGETAIVKFTVPTWADIPPELLALNEKAMRWEYEKIKGTKLVEIRRGSGTDNEALRYAVVNGVAVSELAGPLGLIMVNLTWNSNDWTRPSQDKSNHDYVKAGNTPMESWNFDLENARNPAGQVLGFVQHTAPPKLEGENNLVIFHSQGKVVGFYGKGRFLKDKPQASDGNLYNVIGDRSLSLVLPNKLDDIKAKGYLEDKQRMGQNGFIYLEHPDTALRIIDEAIGLNPAQAGTLNKLRNWVVSQGSPQPTNSTAIEQKRMSTPLNRIFYGPPGTGKTFHTVGAAVAVCDPAYYAQHKDDHDKLRERFNALLIRDWGKADGRIGFCTFHQSFSYEDFVEGIKPLKPEEGDTFVKYDVRPGILKQMVRLADYHASGEAAKVRTILSFTPDQYDKPEFYKISLGDSQNPEDQLIYEYCIKNNVIAIGFLDQHDLTGKSEQEIRALERRSDQTIYGPKAMSFFVHHLRKDDYVVITNGLYSVRAIGKVTGDYTYHADSPIGYPHFRTVEWLVVDEDIPYQEIYNKQFSQQTIYKLRKEDIKRDFFVRASASAQATTEVKHFVLIIDEINRGNVAGIFGELITLIEENKRKGRPEALEVTLPYSQEPFSIPDNLYIIGTMNTADRSVEALDAALRRRFSFVAMMPKADMLKPLQGSAINITAMLDRINARLVQLLDEDHQIGHSHFWELHKEADPLPALRRVFKDKVIPQLEEYFHRDRAKLQLVLGEYFVQGTDPADDLFLGDEAAVSHEPRMVYAVTPMSTWDEKAFRSLHEKV from the coding sequence ATGGACTACACGGAGGACCACCTGCGAGCCTTGCGGGCGCATTATACTGGGCTTCAGGACAAGGCCAGCTACGATGCTTTCATCCGCAGCGCTCACGATCTGTTCCAGCGCATCGGCGCGGACCCCTACCATGTGCGCATGGCCCTGCACCGGGGCAAGAGCCTGATGGAGTTCGGCGTGAGGGCGGCCTTCCGGCATAGCGAGGGCGTGGGTGGCATTCGTGTGGGCCTGCTGTTGATGGAGGCCGATGTGCCTTTGGTACCGCAGGAACTCAATCCCAACGTGCACTACTTCCAGCCCAGGGGCGAAACGGCCATCGTGAAGTTCACCGTGCCCACTTGGGCGGACATTCCGCCTGAACTGTTGGCCTTGAACGAGAAGGCCATGCGATGGGAGTATGAGAAGATCAAGGGCACCAAGCTGGTGGAGATCCGTCGGGGTTCCGGCACGGACAACGAAGCGTTGCGGTATGCGGTGGTGAACGGTGTTGCGGTGTCGGAACTGGCGGGTCCACTGGGGCTCATCATGGTGAACCTTACGTGGAACAGCAATGATTGGACGCGACCAAGTCAGGACAAGAGCAACCATGACTACGTGAAGGCGGGCAACACGCCCATGGAGAGCTGGAACTTCGACCTGGAGAACGCCCGCAACCCGGCTGGACAGGTTCTTGGGTTCGTGCAGCATACGGCTCCACCAAAGCTGGAGGGCGAAAATAACCTGGTCATCTTCCACAGCCAAGGCAAGGTGGTGGGCTTCTATGGCAAGGGGCGGTTCTTGAAGGACAAGCCACAAGCCAGTGATGGCAATCTCTACAACGTGATCGGCGACCGCTCCCTATCCCTGGTCCTGCCGAACAAGTTGGACGACATCAAGGCCAAGGGCTACCTGGAGGACAAGCAGCGCATGGGCCAGAACGGCTTCATCTACCTGGAGCACCCCGACACGGCTCTACGGATCATTGATGAGGCCATTGGTCTCAATCCTGCGCAGGCAGGAACATTGAACAAGTTGCGGAACTGGGTCGTCAGCCAGGGATCGCCGCAGCCAACGAACAGCACCGCAATTGAGCAGAAGCGAATGAGCACTCCCCTGAACCGCATTTTCTATGGTCCACCCGGTACCGGCAAGACCTTCCACACCGTGGGCGCCGCTGTGGCCGTATGCGACCCCGCCTACTATGCCCAGCACAAGGACGACCACGACAAGCTGCGTGAGCGGTTCAACGCCTTGTTGATCCGGGACTGGGGGAAGGCGGATGGGCGGATCGGCTTCTGCACCTTCCACCAGAGCTTCAGTTATGAGGACTTTGTGGAGGGCATCAAGCCATTGAAACCGGAAGAGGGCGATACGTTCGTGAAGTATGATGTGCGACCAGGCATCTTGAAGCAGATGGTCCGCCTGGCCGACTACCACGCCAGCGGCGAGGCGGCTAAAGTGAGGACCATATTGAGTTTCACTCCGGATCAGTACGACAAGCCCGAATTCTACAAGATCTCCTTGGGCGATTCACAGAACCCCGAAGACCAGCTCATCTACGAGTATTGCATCAAGAACAACGTGATCGCTATCGGATTTCTGGACCAGCACGACCTGACCGGTAAAAGCGAACAGGAGATCAGAGCATTGGAAAGGCGGTCAGATCAGACCATTTACGGCCCCAAGGCGATGAGCTTTTTCGTACACCATTTGCGTAAGGATGATTACGTCGTGATCACCAACGGCCTCTACAGTGTGCGTGCGATAGGCAAGGTCACCGGCGATTACACCTACCACGCAGACTCACCCATCGGCTACCCTCACTTCCGGACGGTGGAGTGGCTGGTCGTCGACGAGGACATTCCGTACCAAGAGATCTACAACAAGCAGTTCTCTCAGCAGACCATCTATAAACTGAGGAAGGAGGACATCAAGCGCGACTTCTTCGTACGGGCATCCGCATCTGCACAGGCTACAACTGAGGTCAAGCACTTCGTGTTGATCATCGACGAGATCAACCGCGGCAATGTTGCGGGCATCTTCGGAGAGCTGATCACGCTCATCGAAGAGAACAAACGCAAAGGCCGTCCGGAAGCGCTAGAAGTGACCTTGCCATATTCCCAGGAACCATTCAGCATTCCGGACAACCTCTACATCATCGGCACCATGAACACCGCCGATCGCAGCGTGGAGGCGCTCGATGCTGCCTTGCGCCGTCGCTTCAGCTTCGTGGCCATGATGCCGAAAGCGGATATGCTCAAGCCATTGCAGGGTTCGGCCATCAACATCACCGCCATGTTGGACCGCATCAACGCGCGTTTGGTGCAACTGCTGGACGAGGACCACCAGATCGGCCACAGCCACTTCTGGGAACTGCACAAGGAGGCGGACCCACTACCCGCACTGCGCCGCGTGTTCAAGGACAAGGTGATCCCACAGCTGGAAGAGTACTTCCATCGCGACAGGGCCAAGCTCCAACTCGTCCTCGGCGAGTATTTCGTGCAAGGCACAGACCCCGCCGATGACCTGTTCCTGGGCGATGAAGCAGCAGTGTCGCATGAGCCGCGTATGGTCTATGCGGTAACCCCCATGAGCACGTGGGACGAAAAGGCCTTCCGTTCGCTCCATGAGAAGGTCTGA